A section of the Armatimonadota bacterium genome encodes:
- a CDS encoding sugar ABC transporter substrate-binding protein, which translates to MRWYGWMLGVLLALTVAWAGAVATAGGGPRLPRQITLCWTPPDITGVFKTATDFFEKAAAEARRHGINVQIISRAPAAHTEFATQVAIIEDFIQRRCNVIAISPIEVEVIIPAIRKANAARIPVIIVNLLEPIRGVEVASYIGFDNTVAAMVSAYSLVDYFGGPGILGAGPRVNVRPDQYLDLQWWQGVYRNFQDRASIRANVAVIEGIAGGFFSTARVNGFRKVTSAFPNIRILDIKPADWNREKGRKVAEDYLTRWPTGLDAIWAASNEMGLGAMLASEAVGRLELAQEGPKLGDEKVAIFTNDVTPESTARISEGKIVAETHHGFPEWGWYGTKFGVMLALGQRVPKIFDIRPRTVYRGNHQLFYPNPKLEPIDWEAIKRAAR; encoded by the coding sequence ATGCGGTGGTATGGATGGATGTTGGGAGTTCTCCTGGCGCTCACGGTTGCCTGGGCGGGGGCCGTCGCGACCGCAGGCGGCGGTCCGCGGCTGCCGCGGCAGATCACCCTATGCTGGACGCCGCCCGACATCACCGGGGTTTTCAAGACCGCCACGGACTTCTTCGAGAAAGCCGCCGCGGAAGCCCGCCGGCACGGCATTAACGTCCAGATCATCAGTCGCGCTCCTGCCGCCCACACGGAGTTCGCGACACAGGTGGCCATCATCGAGGACTTCATCCAGAGGCGGTGCAACGTCATCGCCATCTCGCCCATCGAGGTGGAGGTCATCATCCCCGCCATCCGCAAGGCGAACGCCGCCCGGATCCCCGTGATCATCGTGAACCTCCTGGAACCCATCCGCGGGGTCGAGGTGGCCAGCTACATCGGCTTCGACAACACCGTGGCCGCCATGGTCTCCGCGTACTCCCTGGTAGACTACTTCGGGGGCCCGGGGATCCTGGGGGCGGGACCACGGGTGAACGTACGGCCGGATCAGTACCTGGACCTGCAGTGGTGGCAGGGCGTGTACCGGAATTTCCAGGACCGGGCTTCCATCCGCGCGAACGTGGCCGTGATCGAGGGGATCGCGGGTGGGTTCTTCTCCACCGCCCGGGTGAACGGCTTCCGAAAGGTCACGAGCGCCTTCCCCAACATCCGGATCCTGGACATCAAACCCGCGGACTGGAACCGGGAGAAGGGCCGGAAGGTGGCGGAGGACTATCTCACCCGGTGGCCCACCGGCCTGGACGCCATCTGGGCCGCCTCCAACGAGATGGGCCTGGGCGCCATGCTGGCCTCGGAGGCCGTGGGGCGCCTGGAGCTGGCACAGGAAGGGCCGAAGCTGGGGGACGAGAAGGTGGCCATCTTCACCAACGACGTCACCCCGGAGTCCACGGCCCGCATCTCCGAGGGCAAGATCGTGGCGGAGACCCACCACGGGTTTCCCGAGTGGGGATGGTACGGCACCAAGTTCGGCGTGATGCTGGCCTTGGGCCAGCGGGTGCCCAAGATCTTTGACATCCGTCCGCGCACCGTCTACCGGGGGAACCACCAGCTCTTCTACCCGAACCCGAAACTGGAGCCCATTGACTGGGAGGCCATCAAGCGGGCAGCCAGGTGA